The genomic window TATAATTTGGATTTTGAAGAAAAGGCTCGATATTATGACGGTGTCCTGTTGCAAAATTATCTAAGCAGACAACATAATAACCTTTATTTAAAAAATACTCTGTAAGGTTGGAACCGATAAATCCTGCTCCCCCTGTAATTAAAATTTTCTGCATTTCTATGATTTAAACATTTTCTTCCACCAACTTTTCTTATCATTCGTTTGACTGTAACCATAACCGTAGCTATAGTTATATCCATAACCTCCTGCGCGTTTTGAAACATCGTTAATGACAAAAGACACATTATTTAATTTTGAATCCTTCACTAAATCATTAGCAAAATTTATCAATATATTTCTCGATTCTCCGGATCTCACCACATATAATGTAGCATCTGCGGTATCTGCGATACTTAGCGTATCCGAAACCAACATAAGCGGTGCAGAATCTATAATAATATAAGCGTATTGAGAAGACATCTGCTCGATAAGCTTCTGATATCTTCCATTAGAAAGCAATTCTTGCGGATTGGGAGGAATTGTTCCTGCATATATCACATCACATGCAGGATTGGTCGTTGATGTATGGATAAGTTCTTCTACATCTACCGAATCATCATATAAATATTCTGTAAGACCTTTTCTTTTCGTCGGTTCGTTATCATACCTCTGAATTTGAGGGTTACGAATATCTGAGCCGATAAGAAGAGCTCTTCCGTTTTTATTGGCTAAAGTAAGGGCAAGATTCACAGAAACAAGGGTCTTCCCTTCTCCTTTTACCGAAGATGTCACCATAATTACTTTGGCAGAATCTTTTATTGGTAAAATAAATTTAAGATTGGAAACAAGTACCCTGAATGCTTCTGCCAACTCCGAAAAGTCGTTTTTCTGTACCAGATGATTTTCATTGTCTTTAAGTGAAGGTATATCAACCAATACTCCCAGCCCGGAACGTTCTTTAATATCGTCTCGGCTGTAGATTTTGTCATCCAGAGTGAATGATATGTAGAAAACTGCAAAAGGAAGCAATAATCCTAGGAACAAAGCTCCTGCAAAAATAATATCTTTTTTGGGTGATACAGGAAGATCTTCTGTAAATGCAGGATTTACAATTTTGGCTTTTGGTACATCTACTGATAAATTAATCGCATTTTCTTCCCTTTTCTGTAAGAGAAATAAAAAGAGTTGCTCTTTAAGATTTTGCTGACGCTCTATTCCTCTGTATACTTTAGATTGCCCGGGAACCTTTTCGATGACAGTATTGCTAGTTGAAATTTGATTTTGTAATTGAGCAATACCCTTCTGTACAGTTGCTTTCTGTTCATTTATATTATCACGAATGACTTCCTTCAATGAGGCAATTTCTCTATTCATTTCTATAACAGCTGGATTTTCATTAGTTGCCTGCCTCAGAGTCTTGTTTCTGGTAATAAGAAGCTGATTATATTGAGAAATCGATTGCTCTAATGAAGGGTTAAGCCCAAGATTAGAAGGCATAAGCTGATTATTATTTTTTGAAGCTTCTGCTGTAAGAGAGTTTAGAAGATCTAGTTGTGTTTGCTGCTGTAGAAGAACTTTGGTGTTTTCACTCGTATTTTGAAGTGCTAATTCTGCCTGTGCCTGCAAATCAACGATACGATTGCGGTTTTGGAAATCTTCTTTCTGGTTTTCTACTCCGGAAAGGTCTTTGGTAATTACTTCCAGTCTTTTATCGATAAATTTCTGAGTATTTTCAGCCTGTAAATTTTTATCTCTCTGCCCGTCCAGATTATACTGTTTGGTAACTTCATTAAGGATAGCTTCGGATTTTTCGGGAAGAGATCCGATAAGGCTAATGTCCATTAGCATAGCTTTCTCATCCGGAAGATTGACACGAATTGTCTTTTCCAGTTTCTTTACTTTGTCCATTGGACTCGAAAAAACAATTTTATATTCTGATTTTAAAACAAATTGAGGTTTTATTTGCAATACAACCGTTCCGAAATCCAATTGTAAAGGCATATTGAATTTCCCTGTAATTTTCTTTTTTTTCTCCGTCTCAAGGGTAAACTGATCACCTTTTATGTCTGTTACCGTACATTGAGAGGGTGCAAATTTTTCATCCTTGTAACTTAATATCTTTGCGGTAATAGGCGCTTTTGAAAACAATTGCGAGTCTTTAATCTCTCCTGCAGTGAAGTATTCTACATTCAGATTAAGGTTATTTACCACCTGCGTGAGGATCGGACGTGAGTTTACCACTGCCGCCTCACTTTTCAGTTCATCAGCATTACCGAGACCTATCCCAAGATTATCAAGATCAGCTAAAGCTGAGGAAAGATCATTTTGCTTTTTATCAAATTTAAGGGTGGTTTTCGATTGATATTGGGGTACACTGTACCTTAGGTAAATATAAGCTCCCGTTACAAATACCAAAATAGAGGCAATAAACCACGGCCATTTATACAGGTATTTAGAAATCGTTTTCTTTATATTTAATTTTTCTTCCTTTGCCTGAAAGTCTGTCTGCTGCATATTTTATTTTATCGTCGAGTTAAAGCAATAATAAGAGTACCTGCCGTAAGTAAAGCACCAATGATCTGGAATGTAAGCGCTCTGTTCGGGTTGCTATTTGCCTGAACCTGCTTATTCTTATCCGGCTGCACATAGAGAATGTCATTCTGCTTCATATAATAATAAGGCGAGCTTACAATATCCGATCTGGTAAGGTCTATATTCACCACCTGATCTACCCCGTCTTCACCGGTACGGATCAGTTTTACATTGGTACGGTCTCCAAAATCGGTCATATCTCCTGCAAGACCCAAAGCCTGGAAAACATTGATCTTTTGAGAAACACTTTCTTTCTGCCCCGGATCTTTTACCTCTCCTAAAATGCTGACATTGAAGTTTTTTAAAGTAATCGATACCATTGGATCTGTAAGGTATTTCTTCAGACGGGCTTCCAAATCCTGCTTTAGCTGTACCTGTGTCATTCCTTTACAATAAATACTTCCTATGACCGGAAAGTAGATATATCCTTCTTCATTTACGACATATTCGCTGGGCTGTACATATTGGTTCATACCGGCACCGGAATCGCTTCCGACTTTATTTGTAGTATTAAGGTTAAAGGGTTTTACAGCAATTTCATCCAATGCAGAGACAAGAATAAGGAGAACGTCTCCTTCCTGGATATGTAGTCCCTGATATTTTGCTTTCGTAACTTCCTCTTCCATATTATGCTTTGACATATACACCATATTCTGCTTGGGTTTGCATGATAATAAAATAACCGACAACAGGATTATATATGTAATAATAGATTTCTTCATATGTTATTTATTCTACTGAAATTTATGTTAAATCGTAATAAAATCATCAATTAAACCATAAATATTGCATATTTTTCATTAAATTAATAGATTTCACATAATAGTGAAACGAGAATTTATGATATATATTATTTTTAAGATCAATTCTTTTTGTAGCAATTTTTATTCCGATTGAGGATAAAATGGTAAAAATATTTGTTTATTTTTAGTTTAAGTTTAACGTAATTCAAACTATGTTATTGATATACTTCATGTTCCGGTGTTTTATCCAGAACCTCAAATTCTGAATTATTACTGATAAATTCCGGCACAATGGTCTTCAATATTTTTACAACCTGTAGCCTGTCTTTTTTTATTGCTGCCCGCATAATTTGATTACATAAAATTTCTATCTCTTCAAATTCCATCACCGGATCTCTTGAAATCATGATTTTTTCATGATGCGTAGGAATTGTTGTGGAATTGTCTGTCAACAGTTCTTCATACAGTTTTTCACCCGGTCTCAATCCGATAAAATCAATTTTAACATCTACATCCGGCGTGTATCCTGATAATTTTATCATTCTTTTTGCCAGATCAAGAATCTTAACGGGTGTACCCATATCAAAAACATAAATTTCACCTCCTTGCCCCATTGTTCCTGCCTGTAGAACCAGTTCGCACGCCTCAGGAATCGTCATAAAATAACGGATGATCTCCGGATGGGTGATCGTCACAGGCCCTCCTTTTTCGATTTGTTTTTTAAAATGCGGAATGACTGAACCATTGGATCCCAGTACGTTTCCAAATCTTGTGGTGATGAATTTTGTTGTATTATCTGATGAATTTTGTAACGACTGTACAAACAGTTCTGCAGCTCTTTTAGAAGCTCCCATCACATTGGTGGGATTCACAGCTTTGTCGGTAGAGACCATTACAAAACGGTTGACATTATATTTTTTGGATAAAAGTGCCAGATTTTTAGTTCCTCCGATATTCACAAAAATAGCTTCGTGAGGGTTCTTTTCTATTAAAGGAACGTGCTTATAAGCCGCCGCATGATACACAGTTGAAAACTGATAATCTTCAAATAATTTTTCAAGTCTGTAAATATTTGAAATATCGGCCAGCACAAATTCAAACTTCTGTTCCGGAAACCTTTCCAACAACTCGAGTTCAAGCTCATACAGGGGAGATTCTGCCTGATCAACCACCACAATAATCGATGGATTAAACTGAACCACCTGTCTTACGATTTCACTTCCAATAGAGCCTGCACCACCTGTTACCAAAACACTTTTGCTGAAATGGCGTTTTTTCACCTCTCCATTTTCTATTTTAATGGGCTTTCGGTTCAGCAAATCTTCGATCTGAAGCGGACGGATACCTCCGATGATGCCACCTTCATTCATTTTATTAATAACAGGAGCTTTTAGTATTTTCAATCCTTTATTTAAGGTAAGATTTGTCCATTCTTCCATTTCCTGTTTGGGCATATTTTCTTTAATCAATACCGCATCAATTTGGTTTGACAGATTATTAGCTTTAATGAATTCTCTTTTATTATAGATTGTATGTCCCAGTAATCGCGCTTTTTTGGAATCCAGCCTGGTGCTCAGAAATCCTGTAAGCTGATAAGGATGACGACGATTGTGAATAATGGCATTGGCTAATGACACCGATTCCTCATCCACTCCTACCACTGCAATTCTTATTTTAGAGGAAGAATCTTTAGGATCCATAAGCATCTTAAAAAGCTGCTTGGTAGCCATTCTGAAAAAGAACATCAGAAAAGTGGAAATGAAAAAAAAGAAAAAAAGCACGGGATTTACATACACGGATTTCCCCCATACCGATTCTGCTAAAAAATTGAACCCCAGCAAAACAACAAGCGTGCTTCCTGAAGACCAGACAATTCTAAAGAAATCAAAAAAAGTGGAATGCCTTATGATTCCGGCATACGTTTTGAATAGTACCATAAACAGAATATTGACCGCAAGAACGGCCACTGTTTTTTCATTATGGTATTCGATAAAATTAATTTCCGTATTCAGATTTTTTAGGATCAGATTAGAAATTAAGAGAGAAAAAGAAATGATTGAAATATCGATAAAAAAAACTAACCATCTAGGTATATACCTTAATTCTGTGATTTTAAAAACATTCCCCATACTACAAAAACCTATAAATATCTTTTTTTAAAATTAATTCAACATTTGGTGGGTTTTTATTATTAGGCAAATGTAGTAATTATTATTAATATTTTTAATCTTGTATATTAATTTTTTAATTTCATTTCATTAATATTAATTAAAATAAGTAAAATATTTCACTACAATTTACACCATAACTTGAAGAATTACAGCACATAAAAACAAAAAAAGCCTTGTTAATTTTTGGTTAACAAAAGCTTTGAATTTCTTTTTTAGTTTAAAAATAAGTTAAGCAGTTAAAAATGCTATTTCAACCTGCAACTTTAAAAACGATCTACTTTAAAAGGTCTCCCATTCCGAATTTAACTAATGTTTTTGCGTATTCAGCTTCTACAGCTTCATTAGCTCT from Chryseobacterium wanjuense includes these protein-coding regions:
- a CDS encoding GumC family protein, producing MQQTDFQAKEEKLNIKKTISKYLYKWPWFIASILVFVTGAYIYLRYSVPQYQSKTTLKFDKKQNDLSSALADLDNLGIGLGNADELKSEAAVVNSRPILTQVVNNLNLNVEYFTAGEIKDSQLFSKAPITAKILSYKDEKFAPSQCTVTDIKGDQFTLETEKKKKITGKFNMPLQLDFGTVVLQIKPQFVLKSEYKIVFSSPMDKVKKLEKTIRVNLPDEKAMLMDISLIGSLPEKSEAILNEVTKQYNLDGQRDKNLQAENTQKFIDKRLEVITKDLSGVENQKEDFQNRNRIVDLQAQAELALQNTSENTKVLLQQQTQLDLLNSLTAEASKNNNQLMPSNLGLNPSLEQSISQYNQLLITRNKTLRQATNENPAVIEMNREIASLKEVIRDNINEQKATVQKGIAQLQNQISTSNTVIEKVPGQSKVYRGIERQQNLKEQLFLFLLQKREENAINLSVDVPKAKIVNPAFTEDLPVSPKKDIIFAGALFLGLLLPFAVFYISFTLDDKIYSRDDIKERSGLGVLVDIPSLKDNENHLVQKNDFSELAEAFRVLVSNLKFILPIKDSAKVIMVTSSVKGEGKTLVSVNLALTLANKNGRALLIGSDIRNPQIQRYDNEPTKRKGLTEYLYDDSVDVEELIHTSTTNPACDVIYAGTIPPNPQELLSNGRYQKLIEQMSSQYAYIIIDSAPLMLVSDTLSIADTADATLYVVRSGESRNILINFANDLVKDSKLNNVSFVINDVSKRAGGYGYNYSYGYGYSQTNDKKSWWKKMFKS
- a CDS encoding polysaccharide biosynthesis/export family protein — encoded protein: MSKHNMEEEVTKAKYQGLHIQEGDVLLILVSALDEIAVKPFNLNTTNKVGSDSGAGMNQYVQPSEYVVNEEGYIYFPVIGSIYCKGMTQVQLKQDLEARLKKYLTDPMVSITLKNFNVSILGEVKDPGQKESVSQKINVFQALGLAGDMTDFGDRTNVKLIRTGEDGVDQVVNIDLTRSDIVSSPYYYMKQNDILYVQPDKNKQVQANSNPNRALTFQIIGALLTAGTLIIALTRR
- a CDS encoding polysaccharide biosynthesis protein codes for the protein MGNVFKITELRYIPRWLVFFIDISIISFSLLISNLILKNLNTEINFIEYHNEKTVAVLAVNILFMVLFKTYAGIIRHSTFFDFFRIVWSSGSTLVVLLGFNFLAESVWGKSVYVNPVLFFFFFISTFLMFFFRMATKQLFKMLMDPKDSSSKIRIAVVGVDEESVSLANAIIHNRRHPYQLTGFLSTRLDSKKARLLGHTIYNKREFIKANNLSNQIDAVLIKENMPKQEMEEWTNLTLNKGLKILKAPVINKMNEGGIIGGIRPLQIEDLLNRKPIKIENGEVKKRHFSKSVLVTGGAGSIGSEIVRQVVQFNPSIIVVVDQAESPLYELELELLERFPEQKFEFVLADISNIYRLEKLFEDYQFSTVYHAAAYKHVPLIEKNPHEAIFVNIGGTKNLALLSKKYNVNRFVMVSTDKAVNPTNVMGASKRAAELFVQSLQNSSDNTTKFITTRFGNVLGSNGSVIPHFKKQIEKGGPVTITHPEIIRYFMTIPEACELVLQAGTMGQGGEIYVFDMGTPVKILDLAKRMIKLSGYTPDVDVKIDFIGLRPGEKLYEELLTDNSTTIPTHHEKIMISRDPVMEFEEIEILCNQIMRAAIKKDRLQVVKILKTIVPEFISNNSEFEVLDKTPEHEVYQ